The following is a genomic window from Strongyloides ratti genome assembly S_ratti_ED321, chromosome : 1.
atattttgaatatagAAAATTAGGATGGGTACAAAAACAAGAAAAATTTGATTCTAGATGTTATATTTGtaaagaattaataaaattttacaagtCTAAAAAACAACGTATATATCCAGATATAAAAAGATGGCAAAAAGAGTCTAATGAATGTTTAcctaataattatataccTAGAAAATGGAAATTAACaagataaaaatgtaatttatttagtaaaaaaatattgtaatttttatgaataacaaaaaatatatttattatatatttattttaactaaaaatgaaATCTCCTGAACTTTCGTAGTCAAAATCATAGTTTGtgttatcattattatcctcattaacattttttgattttttattataactttgTTTGTTGCTTTTTTTTGTCTTATCCTCCATATCATCACTGTTTTTTTCAGATGTTTCTTCTTCACTTTTATTtgaattgtttttttttgaattttggTATTTTGTTTCTGATTTTTCATCATCTTCTTCTTCTGATGATGATGAATCTTTGTCATCTTCACTTGATTTTGATGCTACCTTTTTCttgtttgattttttttcatcttctTCATAGTCATTTActtcatatttattttcctTGTTATTTTTTGCTTCATctttgtttttctttttggtATGTGATTCATTTGTATTTTCTTCAGAATCATTTTCTTCATACCTACTTTCCTTGTTATTTTTTGctccatttttatttttctttttagtATGTGATTCATTTGTTTCTTCTTCAGAGTCATTATCTTCATATGTACTTTCCTTGTTATTTTTTGctccatttttatttttctttttagtATGTGATTCATTTGTTTCTTCTTCAGAGTCATTATCTTTATATGTATTTTCCTTGTTATTTTTTgctacatttttatttttctttttagtATGTGATTCATTTGTATCTTCTTCATAGTCATTTACTTCATATGTATTTTCCTTGTTATTTTTTGCTccatttttgtttttctttttagtATGTGATTCATTTGTATTTTCTTCAAAGTCATTTTCTTCATATGTATTTTCATTGTTATTATTTgctctatttttattttccttgtaattatttaattcatttgCGTTTTCTTCATAATCATTTGCTTCATATGTATTTCCCCTATAGTTTTTTGCTTCATTTATACTTTCTTTATAATTGCTTCCTCCATTTCTATTTCCTTTATAGTTATTTGTGTTTTCCTTATAATTACTTATTTCATTGTTTCTTcctttataattattttcttcttgTTCATACTCCTCATCTTCATTTTTGCGTTGGCCTGTTACCATTTTACCATTATATACTGTTTTTCTATTTTGATCAtcattttgataattattttttttattttctccATTTTGATAAGTGGAGGTTTGACGTATATTTccattattttcataataatttcTTGGAATAGGTGATTGTATATTATATGGAATGTAATAAGTATTAGGGTAATTGTTTCTTGCTACAAATGGATTATATTCATTTGAATAATAGTatggtaaaatattattgctTTGATAACCgtttacattattatttcttgTATATCCTTGTGAAGGTTGATATCTATTTTCTAGTTGAATTTGGTTGTTTGAATAGTATGATCTTTCTGGTATGTTAggataattttcaaaattttccCTATCATAACTAGTTTTCTTTTGATACATATTGTAATTTGAATCTGAATCAGAGACAAAATAACCATTATTTTGATTTGCACTTTTCGATTGATATTGCATATCAAAATATGGGTTGTAAGCCATATTTGATGTATCATAATTGCTACTGTAAAAACTTTTCCCATAAAGAGAGTTTACGAAAATTAGGCTTAATATAATAGTATATGTATacataatgttttattaaatttaatagtttCTAATGAAAAGAtgtcaaaataatttattaattttcttttatactatctttttttaaaacaaaaattacttcttaacaaatatatttaattaatcgTCAAATATTAACAAAGACTTAATCAGTAAATGAActtataattacttttatttctctattcataaatatattgtaaatttataattacatataaatacgattattttaaaaataaagttttttcatagaaaattttatgtactaaaattatatttattttacaatttaatttaaaatgattataattttttattatagaatagattattttaaagattaaaaatatatttatatacatagtATGTcatatgttaatattttttggagTCATACAATATTtgtaactttaaaataaaacatttgtGTAATTTTTGGCGAAATAATCTCTTTTTAAccttgataatattaaaaattctttcttaagatcttaatttatttgatatttctattatttattattttatttaaaagattaaaattgttatgtCAAAGAACagttttcttaaaattttcatatgatgctattaaattaaaaataatattaattaaattaaatgaaaaataaaaaaaatttataaagacaccctgtataaaaataatttttacgaaataaaaatgtttgaaaCACTATACATAGATATCTAAATTCTTAtgtacaataaaaaaaaacataaaattaattatttggtaattcttttaaaaagtcAATAATATCAGATATCATGTATTctttatgtttattaaatGGTAAATTCATGCAACCATGACGTGCATCAATATAATTTCTTAGAAGACAATTTCCTCCATgatgatttatttttgttcCATACATTAATCCATCATCACGTAAAATATCATCATTAGCTGTAAGAACAAAACTTCTTGGCATTTGTTGAAAAATTTCAGGTGAAGAAAATAATGGTGAAAAGTCAGGATCTAATAAATGTTGAAAAACATCTTTTTTCATTTGAAGAAAATCTGAAGTAATTTCAGATTTTGATTCAAGTcttgtatataatttatactcATCTGgtaaatattcaaaattataacattttctaaattcttcatttttaaaaaactctTCACATATATGACGATTCTCATTcataagtaaaattttttcttttgttggAGCAACACCAAGATACATTAATCCATATCTTGCCATTGTAACTggtgttaaaaatttatctccAGACAAAcctttatgataaaattcaAGTTGACTATGAGTTTGATAATCAATCATATTTGTGCAAggatatatcaaaatttgactataaaattttctattaccACTTTTAATAGCACGTTGGCAAACAACAGCAGCCATAGATCCCCCTGCACTATCACCCATAATAGTAATCTTATCTggattaatattatatttacttaAAGCAGACTTATTTAAAACAGCATCACATACATCCCAACATTCATTTACAGCAACTGGATATGTATGTTCTGGTGATCGTGAATAATCAATTGATATAGCCatacatttttctttttcaataatagGTAGTAAAACACAATCAAAATCACGGGGTCGTAAAATAGCCCATCCACCACcatgaatatatattattaatctattacttttcttttcttttggTTCATATATTCTAcattttacattattaattttttcattttttatatttatccaTTTAGGAATAGATTGAGGTAATATTGATGGCATACTAACAACTATTCTTTTCCATTTAATTAATGCTTTATATCCAAAAATATCATCAATAATATCACccttaaaatattaagtttaaggttaaataaataaataaacatactATACAATCATTAAGTACAAATACTGcaatatcaataattttagctttaacattttcatccattagtttattttttaaaaaaatgaaagtaaCTAATGTTACaacaaaaattacaaaatatataaacataattttacttgtttacttattttaaactatatttacattaatttgttatattttttatattaaaattccTATAAATAGaatgtaattaattttaatgtatttttgctttaattaaaaaaagaaagtattTTATCATACCAACTTTGataaatgtaatatatttatcatttttatttttatagtaaaaatttttaaaatagtaaagaaataaatgtaactattataatatgcattgaatatatatatatatatttaaatagttattctcttaataatttataacgTCTCTTTAATCTTACTACAAACTACAATGATTCCAAAATTTTGtcttgaaaataatataattatcagAGGACAAAGTACTTTTgcaactaaaaatataataaaagtataaaattatttgactattattaattcaataaaaaaaaatgaatattataatttttatattaattagtattaaataataatttttttttatatatatacaaattaaatatcattattgtTAACATCatgtttaatatataatttaatagatGTAATAAGATCatcaaaaagtttttttcttGTACTTCCACCAGAAAGTGTAAATATACCATGAAAAGCATTTTCATAATGATTCCATAATGTAGGAACACCATTTCTGATAAGCTTATTTACATATAATGCACCTTCATCTCTTAAAACATCATACCCGCATGTAATTACTATTGCTGGTGGTAGACCAACTATATCATTATCATCAGCCAAAAGTGGTGCAAAATCTggattatttaataattcacaaaattttttagatatttctAAATTTGCCTCATCATGTATTGGTTTTTCATAGTAAGGTGAATCAAGAAATTCTTTTGGTAATAAAGAATgactaatattatttttccatttatcacttttaataaaatcacttgttattaatttattatttttcattgttTCATAACTTTTTCTTTCTGCCTTAAAACCAACATATTCTAGGAGCATTCTACCAATCATTGATGGTTGTATTAACATTGAATCATTATATGTTTTATCACATTCTTGAAAACTTGGACTTGTTACATCACAACACCCAACAGCaggataaattaaaatttgtgctttaaaataatttttattaattctttttgatTTTTGGGAGATTACTGCTGCAAAGTTACCTCCAGCTGAGTCACCCATAATAACAATTTGATTAGGATCAAcatcaaaatttttgtaatcaTTTTCACAAAAAGTTGATGTTGCAATCCAGGAGTCATTTAAACCATGAGGAAATGGAAATTCAGGAGATAAACGGTAATCAATAGATACAATAAGACATCCTAAATGTTCTAACAATGGTACCATATGTTCATCTAAATGTTTTGGTTTTATCATACTCCAACAACCAccatgtatatatataattgcaccattactttttttatatgtaccTTGAGGTATATAAATTCTACAATCTACACCACCTatcttaatattttctacTTTGATCCATTTTGGTAATCGGAATGGTGATATTGAAGCTAAAAAATGGAAATAAGCCCTATCAAATTTGATTAGAAATTTTTGTGATACACATATTCctattatattattctataataatatataattgtataagatataattttatatgtacTTACTGCAATAATTGTatatgattttattaataaaccAACAATACgtatcatatatttattagcACAATCTTTTGGAAttggttttaaaaatattatatagataaaataaaaaatataatatcttaTTTTGATCAAAATATCCCATTTCattgctaaaaaaaaagaaagtttatttatattatatatatatttatatattattaatttaataataaatgtttcaaataatttaaaattcgaaataataataataataacaaacaAACCTCTAATAACCTATATAATTCTATTAAATCATTTGGAGTTATGacaattcttttaatatctaataaccaaaaataataaaatactaataaataaataaataacaattttatattatataaaatgctgatattagttaatatttttattatacacaaccatcttttttaatagcTATAAATAAAGACAAGTTACATATAGTTAATAAGagataagaaataatattttattctttatctGTTTTGAATAACATACCATTCTTGCAAAATTTATGCgtcattatattatattaatttaatataaagttaaatgatataaaccactctttttataaaataattaaagatatttatataatatgaacaggaaattaatataaaaagaaaataatagtatttttacAGTTTACAAAAACTTGAATTATAATACTAAACTTTGTACTATACAATATAATCAACTGAAATAATAGTTACACAAATATTATGAACTTAGTAACACATATTaagttcaaaaaaaaaaaaaaaagatttttattttgataataaacaaataatttttagcaacttgatattttttttttgcatttctcaaatatcaattttcattaacaataatatcataaaaaaattaatttttaatcaaattaaatcatgataaattaaatatatagcatgtactcaaaaaaaattatggaatgtaaataaattataaacattataaaattaataaatatcaattttaattatttatccaTAAAGGacaaattgttaaatattttgaaattcaAGGATAATTATTCCTTTCACTGTCTAAAAGAAAActtgattataaaaatatgaaatatttaaaaatttattcacaaatataatatattttaattaaacatatattgaaaaagtataatatatattttatattaaaaaaaatgtagaCTTATGATAGTTGAAgtattctaaaaaattatatacgAAGACATATAATTGAATACCatatatgttaaattataaaatagtgcaaaattttttatttgctaCTGGTTTCTTAGTTACACTACCTGTTGATGGACTTTCACTATTTCTTTCAGTAGACTGTTGAGTTTCATTTGATGGTTTTTGTTCTGAAACATTTTCTACCCCTTTATTTGTCTTTTCTGACTCtacttttttaacatttaactCCTCAgtaactatatttttttctgttTCATCTCCATCTGTCAACATACTTGTTGTCTTTTTTTCAATAGTTTCACAAGCATTATCTGTAATATCTTTAGCATTTTTGAAGGCAGCTCTGGCTTCCTCTGATGCCTTTTCAGATATTTCTTTTACCTTTTCACTTGATTTTTCCAAAGCTTTTTCAGTTAAATCAGAAAATGTATCACCAACTTTTTTAGTAGTAGAGGATACCTTATCTTTTATAGAATCAATAGTTTCTTTTGTTTTATCTTTTGTTTCatcaatatcttttttactaTCTTCAACTATATTATCTATCTCATTGGTAATTGATGAGCTAGTttcatttatctttttactAGTATTCTCTAAAATTTCATCTACTTTATGAGAAGCACCATCATATTTTGtttctatttcttttttagtaTTATCAATAGCGTCACTAACTGCAGCCTTTACTTCTCCTACTTTGTCTTTAACAGAATGTAAATCATCCTTAATTTTTTCACTAATATTTGTTGATTTATCAACAATTATATCTGCTTTTTGATCAACAACATCAGATATTTTATCCAAAGTTTCACCTGTCTGTTgggtaatattttttttgaccTCTTCAGTTGCCTCAACCATAGAATTAGAGACATCCTTTTCTTTATTAACAAGTTTatcttcaatattttttgtattatcaGTGATATAATTTATTGCATCATTAGTTTTATCCATAAAATCATCCTTAACTTTATCTGCCTTTTCAGAAATAAGATTTGTCAAATGAGAAGCATTATCAATTACAGCATTCTTCACTTTTATAGCATCttcttctaattttttaacaatgtTATCAGGGATATTTGAGGTATCTGATGAATGATTATCTTTTGTTTTTTCTTTCTCTTCATCATTTGAATCAACCTTTTCTGAATCCATTAAGTTACTTTTAACAACATTCTCTAcctcttttttaatatcatcaaCTTTATCAGTAacattttcaattatatttttatcttctgATTTTGTGTCATCTGAACCTACAATTTTATTCTCAATATTTTCTATACCATGCTTGACAGAATCTATGACATCTGAAGTATTTTCTGAGACAAAATTTTTGACAGAACTTGCAATATCCTTGGCTTTTTCAGCAACACTTCCACCTACTGTAACTGGCTCTTCAATAACCTGTTCTTCTCCctttaaaatatcatcaaTACTTTCGttaactttttcttttgttgATTGAATAGTATCAGATATTTTGTCGGTGGTATTTTCAAAACTATGTTTGCTATGATCGATAGCGTCAGAAGTTTTCTCTGAAACAAACTGTCCCATTGAGGTTACCTTATTAATAATAGACTCTTCAACTTCTTTAACTTTTTCAACAACATTTTCAGTAAAATTATCCTCCTTTTCTGTAGATTTTGTATCTTTTTCAATGTCATTTTCATTGTTTGATGTTTCTTCAGAAAGTTTTTTCTCAACTGAATGAACTAAATTTTCTACTTTAGTTGGAATTTCTTTGACCTTTTCTTCTACAAATTCTGCAGCATTTGAAGCTTTTTCTGAGACATTTTCAGCAGCTGAAACTGTCTTTTCTACAGCTGATTCAAAAGCTTCTTTACTCTTATTGGCAAAATCTTCAATTACCTTTCCAGAGGTATTAAATGCATCAGAAATTTTGTCTTTAGCAGACTCAATAGTTGAAGTTTCTTCCTCATCAGAGTGAGTTTTATCTTCCTTATTCTGGTCAGTGTTTTCATTCTTTTCTAAGTATGTAGGAGCTAATATAGAAGAAATTGATTcctcaacttttttttcagcAGTATCTGCCTTGTCAAGAACATACTTTCTTGCTTCTTCACTCTTATCAGCAATTAATTTACCTTCttctttaataaattcaATTCCATCATTAAATTTCTCAGGAACTTTTTCTCCCAAATGAAGCATTTCTTCTCCAACAGAATTAACAACATCTTTAGTTTTATCAACCATACTTTTTACACTTTCTTTTGTAAAATCTAACATATCAGATGtcttttttgaaatatcTTCTTTAGAAACAGGTGTCTCAACATCAACTGTTTGGTCATCTTTCTTGTCATCAACTAACTCTTCATTATTATCGTTCTTTGATACATCCAAAATACTAGATATTTTATCAGTAATAGTTTTTCCAGCTGCAACAGTTGCCTGTGCAGTGGAATGTCCAATTTCTTTACTTTTCTCTGTAATATTTTCAACACCATGTTTTGCTGAGTCCCATGTATCACCAGCCTTTTCAGTTACATACTCTGTTGTTAGAGTTGTCTTCTCAACAACAGAATTTCCAAAATCTTTTGCTGTACCAACAACAACCTCAGCTCCATGTCCAATATTTTCTGAAACTTTTTCAAGTTCTTTTTTAGTTGAATTCCATATATTTCCAACTTTATCAAATACTCCACCACTTTCGGTTACCTCCTT
Proteins encoded in this region:
- a CDS encoding Alpha/beta hydrolase fold-3 domain-containing protein translates to MDENVKAKIIDIAVFVLNDCIGDIIDDIFGYKALIKWKRIVVSMPSILPQSIPKWINIKNEKINNVKCRIYEPKEKKSNRLIIYIHGGGWAILRPRDFDCVLLPIIEKEKCMAISIDYSRSPEHTYPVAVNECWDVCDAVLNKSALSKYNINPDKITIMGDSAGGSMAAVVCQRAIKSGNRKFYSQILIYPCTNMIDYQTHSQLEFYHKGLSGDKFLTPVTMARYGLMYLGVAPTKEKILLMNENRHICEEFFKNEEFRKCYNFEYLPDEYKLYTRLESKSEITSDFLQMKKDVFQHLLDPDFSPLFSSPEIFQQMPRSFVLTANDDILRDDGLMYGTKINHHGGNCLLRNYIDARHGCMNLPFNKHKEYMISDIIDFLKELPNN
- a CDS encoding Alpha/beta hydrolase fold-3 domain-containing protein encodes the protein MDNQENIGVNHNFSIPTIQTFNSETESDEEIEYYNYSMVSVPSDRTIAHISSDLVSEILSNPALSTLDTISNNLHSSDINNVSSNDNNMEFSDKVKDLTKEVIDEAESGIDTVKSIVHEGEKKVKDLVDSNFNEEKTNEGNNTSEKEVTESGGVFDKVGNIWNSTKKELEKVSENIGHGAEVVVGTAKDFGNSVVEKTTLTTEYVTEKAGDTWDSAKHGVENITEKSKEIGHSTAQATVAAGKTITDKISSILDVSKNDNNEELVDDKKDDQTVDVETPVSKEDISKKTSDMLDFTKESVKSMVDKTKDVVNSVGEEMLHLGEKVPEKFNDGIEFIKEEGKLIADKSEEARKYVLDKADTAEKKVEESISSILAPTYLEKNENTDQNKEDKTHSDEEETSTIESAKDKISDAFNTSGKVIEDFANKSKEAFESAVEKTVSAAENVSEKASNAAEFVEEKVKEIPTKVENLVHSVEKKLSEETSNNENDIEKDTKSTEKEDNFTENVVEKVKEVEESIINKVTSMGQFVSEKTSDAIDHSKHSFENTTDKISDTIQSTKEKVNESIDDILKGEEQVIEEPVTVGGSVAEKAKDIASSVKNFVSENTSDVIDSVKHGIENIENKIVGSDDTKSEDKNIIENVTDKVDDIKKEVENVVKSNLMDSEKVDSNDEEKEKTKDNHSSDTSNIPDNIVKKLEEDAIKVKNAVIDNASHLTNLISEKADKVKDDFMDKTNDAINYITDNTKNIEDKLVNKEKDVSNSMVEATEEVKKNITQQTGETLDKISDVVDQKADIIVDKSTNISEKIKDDLHSVKDKVGEVKAAVSDAIDNTKKEIETKYDGASHKVDEILENTSKKINETSSSITNEIDNIVEDSKKDIDETKDKTKETIDSIKDKVSSTTKKVGDTFSDLTEKALEKSSEKVKEISEKASEEARAAFKNAKDITDNACETIEKKTTSMLTDGDETEKNIVTEELNVKKVESEKTNKGVENVSEQKPSNETQQSTERNSESPSTAMKWDILIKIRYYIFYFIYIIFLKPIPKDCANKYMIRIVGLLIKSYTIIANNIIGICVSQKFLIKFDRAYFHFLASISPFRLPKWIKVENIKIGGVDCRIYIPQGTYKKSNGAIIYIHGGCWSMIKPKHLDEHMVPLLEHLGCLIVSIDYRLSPEFPFPHGLNDSWIATSTFCENDYKNFDVDPNQIVIMGDSAGGNFAAVISQKSKRINKNYFKAQILIYPAVGCCDVTSPSFQECDKTYNDSMLIQPSMIGRMLLEYVGFKAERKSYETMKNNKLITSDFIKSDKWKNNISHSLLPKEFLDSPYYEKPIHDEANLEISKKFCELLNNPDFAPLLADDNDIVGLPPAIVITCGYDVLRDEGALYVNKLIRNGVPTLWNHYENAFHGIFTLSGGSTRKKLFDDLITSIKLYIKHDVNNNDI